In the genome of Arachis hypogaea cultivar Tifrunner chromosome 9, arahy.Tifrunner.gnm2.J5K5, whole genome shotgun sequence, the window GCAGAGAATTCATGTGTGCGTGCATCTGTGCAAAAACAGatagaatgaaaaaaataatttaacgtgGTGATCAACCTTTGGCCAAAACGTTGTTGCGAAATACTTAAAATCCGAATGTATACTTAaagaaaagtaattttatgtaattgaaaatgcTGAAAActtaagaggaaaaaaaaaaagatctcaaAGTGATTTTCTTTTTAAACACTCGCTTCATAATTATGTTGCCTCCTTGGCGTTGATAACTAATCCTGAGTTGTTATTGTTAAGACATTTATATGCAGCGTGCAATTGTTTGCTCATTAGTCATTTATATGTACTTCCTTCAGCCTTTGGATGACACTGTTCCATGTGTATGTTTGGCTTCAGTTGGAAGATATGAATATGGATGAAGAATCTGAAAAAGTGGCAGTGGAGTTGGCTGCACAAGGAGTAATTGGAAAGAGGGTTGATGAGATGGAATCAGATTTTATGATGGCTCTCGATTACATGATCCAGCTCGCGGAGAAGGACGAAGATGATAAGGTATTGTTAATTCGGAACTTGTCTACTTATATTTGGATTTTAGAAAGGTACGTGCTTATAGATTTTATTTTAGTAGCTGCATCTTTTTTGAACACGTACAAGTGCAAATTATTGGTCCTTCTCATAATTGGAAAAGTGAGAGAAAATTTGTTTTcattcatcatcaatcatcatcccTCAAATGTGTCAGATGAAGAGTATTCCAATGTTTAAAAGTAGAGCTAAATGAATTGCAGTCATTAAGGTGTACTTAATTTTAAACGTCTAGTCATCAAATATGATTAATGATAAATATTATGTCGTTGATTGATCTATATATAGCTGATCTCCACCAAGTAGAAAAAGGTTTACTTGTTCTTCTTTTCATTCCTCAACCTCTTTTTCCCATTAAACTTTAACTTGAAAggttgattagttagttagtaGTATTCGATGCCACTGTAACGTTACTTTATATCCTGTTGAGCTTAGTTACTGCATGAAGTAAAGATTTTGACTTAAATGTGTTTGTATTTTCCATTCAGCGCAAGTCACTGTTGGAAGTTATCAAGGAGACTGTATTATCACATCTGACAAAAAAGTGTCCGCCACATGTAAGGAACCTTATTTTTGCCACTTCTTTATCAATACTCTGGCTGAAGCAATGTTCCAACTTTTATATTGGATATCAATGTGCGTTTTTCTTCTTTATCTTGTAGGTTCAAATTATTGGTCTTCTATGTAGAACTCCCCAAAAAGAAAGTAGACATGAATTATTACGCCGTGTTGCAGCTGGTGGTGGTGTATTCAAAGGAAAAGATGAATTAAAGATTCATATCCCAGCGGCAAATCTAAATGACATAGCTAACCAAGCTGATGACATATTAGAGGTAATCATAGTAACTTCTAACATTCTATGAATTACCAGGAAATTATTGCAGTCTCTTAAAGTAATATCAATGATAGATCAAAATAATAAGTATGGAAAAAGCTGAATCATATTTCCACCCCTACGATACTGATATCGGACAGAATATCAGTAATGGCGGAGCTAAACTGTGTAAGATGGATGGATAAGAGTAGAAAAATACAGATGGCTCAGGCCATTTACAGAAGGCCTGATTATCTTCATCACTAAACCTCACATCTCTTCCTCTCCTTAACACAGTCTCTCTTCTCTACATACCCCTCTAATGTAACTGAATTCCATAACACCCTGTGACATAGGCTATCTGAAGTAGCAATTTAGCCTTGCTGCCTTGGGGCTTAGATATATCATTCAACTTTGAAACAAAAATTGAATTGTTCTTTAAAATATATACCTATATATTTATATAGTTTATATAGGTCAGTCATTTGACAAAATATGGAGTCATCTGCTGTGTCCTCTCTTTCTTTTATAGTTAAGAttgaaatttacttttccttttgacttgctcttctttttttattatttttttaaaagcaaaAGAATATTGTCTTTCAACTTCACGTATAGCTACTAAACATTCCTTGACTCTTGACTTGGAACCTTAATATACTCTAATACTACTTTGTTAATTATAACTTATAAGGTGATTGTCAATATGTTTGCAGACAATGGAAACTCGTCCTGTTGTCCCTGATCGAAAACTTCTTGCAAGGCTTGTTTTAATTAGAGAAGAAGCTCGGGATATGATGGGAGGGGGAATTTTGGATGAAAGAAATAATCGTGGATTATATACTCTTCCTGAGCCGGAGGTGTGCTTGATATGtagtttatgtattttgattttaacATGGTGCTCATTTGAAGggaaatattatttaaaaatactccttttctcttattttatctATACATAATGTAGAGACCTAAAAGTGTACTACATTTTATTTgtcattgtttaaaaaaaaaacttcataTATGCATTTTTAAAACTTCTGTCAGTGCAGGTGAACTTCTTAGCCAAACTGGTGGCTTTAAAACCGGGAGATACTGTGCTtggcatgataagaaatgtaatgcaaggaaaagatgaaggtgcCGACAACGCTGGTAATGATTATGAAGGAAATGCTGAAAGGGTAAGTTGAATTGGCAAATGTATTACCTAACTGGAGTATGTTAAGTGTGAGTAGTAAGAAGTAAAAATTAGAAACGGGGTAGAAAAGCCTAAGATAGAGGAGAATGCACTGTGTTATGCAAATGTTAGGCAATAAATATATTACACGCAGCATATCAATGTGAGCTTTTTCTTCTGTCATTTAGTTGTTAGGGGGGTCTTTAGCAAATTCTTTAGGAAAATAAATCATCTCTTTTCCTGCATGAAAACATTTAAAATTGTATGCACAAATCTCTTCTATGAAACATTATTCTCCCCCATCTTTATTCTGTTAGCATACTCACCCTAAGTTTTATGCATGAATGCAAATTATAGCGACATAACATGTATAACTTTCCATCATAATCAGGTGAGTGCGACAGGAAGGAAGTCACATCCAGTACGTCCTGGCATGTTTCTTGAGACTGTCTCCAAGGTAATGTCAAAGTCATGCTTGTTACATTGCATTCTTTGGTATGAAGCAAACTGGACCAAGATGATATATTTTATACACTCTTTTGGGGGGTTTCTTCACCTTTGCAGTGATATTTTCCCCATAGGCAGTTCTATATAATTGATTTAAACATGCTGATCTGATCACTACTACACTACACATTAGATGTAAATTATCTTTTTCTGCATTATGGTTCTACCAGGTCTTAGCTGGTATATATACTGGAACCGAGTCTGGCATCACTGCACAACATCTTGAATGGGTAAATTCTTTGCTTCTCTATCAACAAATTAGCATCATGTTTATAGTATAAATTAGTTTACACCTAAACTTCTGTTGAATCTTCTTGTTATCCGTGTACGCTTTTTTCATATATCAGGTAGACAATTCCAATTGGAGAGTTTGATAATCaccttttatttatgaaaagGAGGGACTGTTGATAATGTAGAAAGTAGAAACCCACATATGCTAAGTGAAATGATTGGACTAATcaagtttaacattaaatttcatGTTTGAGCATGCATTATGCATAAGTTCATTTCCAAATTATTAAATATCTTGAGAATCCTAAAGAATGGTTAAATCTTAGATATCACTCCCAAGGAGTAGGTTGGATAATCTCCAATACCAACTAGAAGCATAGTAACCTTTATGCTTTGCTGAATGACGTGGTTTCTCTTACTCATTTTCCTTGCTTCCAGGTTCATAGAAAGACACTTCAAGTTCTTCAAGAGATAGCATTTAATTAGTAGTACCTTTATTTTTATAAGATCGCCAACTTTGTAGCCTTATGTAAAGACATGGTAGGTTGTCTATATGATAGCTCAGGGACCTTTGTAAAGTGGTAAGTTCATCAATTTTTGTGTGCATTGGAATCTTTGGTTCATCTAATGATCAATATTAGCTTTGCATAATTTATGCTGCCCAGTTTACAATATGAATCTCTTCAGTCAGGTGTCTCGGTGTTCTTCCAGGTTGTATTTGAATTATGTCTCTTGAGATATAAATACAGAAATAAAAAGCCAAAGAAATGAAAACTGATATTTTATTCCTTAAAGACTGGAAGATTGTGTCTATATTTCTGTCTTCACAACTAAATAAGTTTATGTAACTACTATTTCTGTACTTTTGTCTTATAGACAATATGCAAATACAATCTTAAAAGTTGGATATATACTACTAGTTAGTTTATTATGCTTACAAAAGTTAGtattacattttataaaatatcaagATGTTATGCATAATATCTTTTAAATCTCGAGAGCAAGgaattatatattattcttaGCCTTACAAGTTAATGTAACTAACCTTGATTCTTGAATCAATTTATGTAAACGGTAAAGAAGATGAAATGCGTCGTTTATCATGGATATCTACATCAAATGAGTAAATATTGCTGTAGTTCCAAATCTTTCATGAGCTAATACAGCAAAAACTGTCGTTATAGTTAAGATACTACAAAAACATGGTCTTCAATAATTTTGAATGATCGTTCGATTCAATTGATACGCACATATACAATAGCTACTCACGTTATATTGTCACAATTTAAGGGAGGTTCTGATTGAAGTCGTGATTTTGAATAATTGCTATTACTAATACTACCTTTTTAGATGTCCTTACGTAAAACATTCCTCTACGGTGCAAAGAAtgttgttaaataaaataaaataaaataaaaattccccATCTACGTTTCTTGAAGAATAGAATTCACAATGCAAAAGCCCAAAGATAAACTCTACATTGTTTTAGTGCAAATTGAGAAGATCTTATATCATTTTTTAACAACACTTTAACATCTCAAAACAAAAATACCATTCTCAAATATTCATTTGTTGCTAAGAAACGTGAAGACAAGCATTAGTAAGAATGACAATCACACAGCCCATACTCGAAAATTACAATCACGTATTGAAAGCTTGCATTACTTTTTACAGAAAACCCATTTAAAAACCATTCTGTTCGCTTTTAACACCAAGGATCAATTGTGCAAGATGAGCCAAATATGGCTCTGCCTGGGAACTACTACTCAACATTGATCCAAGACTCTGTAGCTCAGCATTGAATTCCTTTTCAAATTTGCTGCAATTGTTCATTTTGGTTAGAATACCAAGTTGAGAAGAAATATAAGCGCATAGAAATAATGTTTAGTAAATGTAGTGTTTTTGGACATACAGAATGGACTCGGTGACTGCCGCACTTCTGGTGGTTGTCTTTAGAACCTGACCGGATTTCCGTTGCTTGGCTTTTGTCGAGGATTCAGTTGGTTCTTCTGGATTGTGTAATACGATAGAAGATGATATAAGCCACTGAGTTGCTGCTGCATATTGTAGGCACATGGATTCAAGTTTCTGCACCTTCTGCAATTGGGAACATAAAACCAATAACCAATCTTGAGAGTCACAAACCTATATGACATAATGGGAATGATCCATCTTGAAAGAAAGGAATCAATAAAACATGTTTCTGAATAAATTTATTCTACACATCACAAAGGGTATATAACAACTACTTTGACTTGCATATATTTCTTTCACTTGTTAAGGGAagatgatatttattattttctaaaaaacaCTGAAAAACCATTgagaaataacaaagaaaaaaaaaaaaaaaacttatctgGAGAAGTGAAATAGAAACTAACCTTGAGCAGCTCAGGTAAAAGAAGCAAACATTCTCTCAAACATTTATCGAGGAAAAAATCATGATGCTGTATAACCTGTTCCAAAGAGAAAACGTCAGAATCTATCAAGCAACCCCACCACAGAAGTAAACAGAATTGGATGCAAAAAAGTGTAGTAAACATGTTTGAAAAATTTATGCGGACAATAACTGACCTCATCTATGCTATTTGCTGATTGAAGTCTGTCATGCATCACATGCCAATTGGGTTCAATAACCTAATAAATATAGTCATACAACAAGGACCCACCAAACTGCTTAGATAAGTAAACAAAATTTAAGGAAAAGAATGAAGCAAATGAAATGTATTATGCAATCCTATAAACTCTGACAGGCCTAGTAATGATTATCCTTTTGAAGTTtgtaataagaaaaaataatatatctgAACTCAAATATCTGGACCcaataatttcaaattaaatgcaggagaagaaagagataaaaatataaaaaagaggcTAGTTCCTGAGAAATTTAAAGGTCCAAAAAGGTTAGCAGAGAAATCAAAGGAAAGTAAAACCTGCCTCAAATGTCAGATAGTGTAAAAGGCTATTGATGAATTTAAGCATACTACGGCAAAGAAGAGATGATCTGGAGAGAGCAGTTCCACGTGTATTGAGAGCTTTAACACCCTACATGGGACCACGGATAAAGGTCAACGGAGATAAATACAATCCAATGAATGGAGATTAGCACAATCAGATTAAGTGAAACGTATAAAGCCATACTTGATGTACTTGCCATGCTCCACACAGTTGACGCTCAACATGTTTACAATGGAAAAGAAATCGAAAAATTAACTGGTATTTTGTAAGGGCTTTTCGTGATAATACTATAGACAATGGCCATTGCAcctgaaaacagaaaataatagtaataaataataaaagaacttcCAAAAATGATGCAATAATTAGCACAAGGTAAACtcttccaaatacttaaaagggTATAAAAAGACCTTATAACTAAGTGAAAATGTTTCAAGGCTAGTGATGCTAACTGGCTCCTCCAGGTCATTGTCACCCGAACTTCGCTGGCTAAGTTCAAGATCTTTGAATGTGCTCGACCTTTTCAGCAAAGATGACCTTTCCTGAAAAAGAAATCTTTTTATCATTCATAAACATTGAAAATTAGATCCAAAGAATTTTCATAAAAACTGAGTCAGTTACTTGCCACAACACAGGTTACGCCTTCATGAAGAGGATCTGCTGCAGCTGCTGTAGTACGCAAAGCAAGGTCTAGAAGAGACTAAACCATGCCAAAGAAGAGAGATAGAGAACAAAACAAACAAGAGAAAAGAACATAATAAGAACCAAGgtctcttttaaaaattaaaataggcaAACTCTGATCTGATACAAATTTACTAGGACAAAAAAAGTTAAGTGTGAAAAAAATCCATTACTATACCTGCAACTTCTCAACCGAGACTTCATCAGGCTTTTTGGCTAGCTCGTCTCGAGCAATATCCATAAAATGTACCAAGAAATCACCCTGTGTGATCATAACACTATGATGTCAGCCAGAATCGACAGTGAGAGTTTACTTCCAATAGAAAGAAAATCACTCTTTCATAAGCACATGCATAAGCACAACTACATGACCCATGTATGTCAAACCAGCTTAACATTTTCTTAAATGTAGACACTTGGGGCAGAATACAAAGCAGCAAATAAACTAAATTATGCAAATTATATAATAGCAATAGGTTCAGAAAACTATGGCAATGTAAGTACTGTATGTAGACTAATTTTGAAAGAACAATCTGCACAAGCGATGTACAGCTTAAAATTAGCTTCCTGCACCTGTGCACACACACATTTTTATATCCTTAATGAGATGAACAGATGATGAGCTTATTTGATAGCAGAAGGATAATGACTTGCAAATCATTTCTGATTCTTCCAAATCAACCCCACATAACTCGATGATTATGAACAAAATCAGGTCCTTTTCTGGATAAAAACTAAAACTCTTCTACTTCCAAGCATTGGATATCAAGAGCTTTGCTTTAATTTAATATAGCATACAGCAAACCAGAATATCAACTATTCTTGCAAGAGTACAATAACCACAAAGATGGTAGGACACAGATGGCAATTTTTTGCCTACTATATATAAGATAGAAGACTGAGTAGTGAAAGAAATATCTAAGCTTCCCTTGAAGGATAGAAGTTGTAGTGGAAGAGGCAAAATATACCAggagaactttttttttttttttttttgtaacacACAAGTTAAAAGACTAACTTTTAAATCTTTTGACAATTTTGGAGGGAACCAAACTGAGTGTGTCACAAGGACCCACATCAGCTTCTTAGTAAATTCAAGAAAGGCTGAAATTCTTTAGCAATCTTCAGTTTTTGTTAGTAATGTAGTGTTTTTGCACAAGTTCCTTGtttctagaaaataaaaattctttGAATCACTATGCCAACAGCAACACAAAAGCACAAATCAATTGAACTACTTAGTCTCATCAAAATTAAGTATCATGATACAGAGGACACACAAATTAATTGCAATCAAATAAGATTTTTAGCTTGTCCAATCTGTTCAATAAACACAAATACAAGGAACAGAAAATTATATTAGCAATCGCTACATTATTAGTTTGTTCCATCCAAAACGATCCTGGCATCTCTAGACTCAACAttggaaggaagaagagagatgatACTCAAGTCATCTTTAAATTTGAGCATTTAACAATTTAAGCTTTTCCAGCAAGACATGTGTCtcgaaatttaaataatataagatGATCAAGATCAtacctgatcaagaagaaggtAGTGCTTTATAGATCGCAGCTTTCCCATTAGATCATACTAGATAAAGAAAATAGTTCAGCATTAGaacttaagattttttttaacagTAATTATTGCAGAAACACAAGAATGTAAGCTGAGAATTCTATCACCTTATGTGAATGCAATCTTACCTTTTCCTTAATGAGATTCAACAGTTCACGACTAGCAAAGTTATAGGCAGCCTTAATACATTCAAGATAATGATGATTTGAACCAGAGCTCATTAGTTTTGAATTTTCTGATTGAGGGACCTAAAGAAAAAGTAACTACTAGTTACAAAGTAACCACTCGTGAAACAATAACATATGCACGCAGCAAGAAGCATAAAAAGTTGCAAATTATTAATCTATTCAACATTCAAAGCATAATAGCCACAATACCTGAACGTTGTGCCCACATTCTCTCATGACATTTAGATATTTTCCAGTGGTCAAAATTGTCTGAGCAATATTTGCTAGAAAACTAGGAATTCCATCTTTGAGGCTGTAACGCTGTCCCCAATACTTGGCATCATAATCTTGAGTGAGGCTCTCCTATAGAGATTTTGAAACTACAACCAtgttaaaaacaaatttttaatattcatTTTGGGCCATGTTAAGCACAGAAATATTTCATTGACCTTCTGAAAAGATTTGTTCTCTGCAATGAAAAATTCTTCGTATGGATCGTCAATAACTCCTTCATAGACCCATCTAAAATGGTTAAAATCCCAAAAAGACAAGTGAACACAAATCAGAGTCAACTAAAGCTTTATAATAAGAGCACACAAGACAATAGCAATGTTTTGCAAACAAGTGCTAATTGGCAAATACTGTTAACTTTATGCATTACAATAGTGTATTATAATGCATCGATATTATTCTTCAAATATGTGTTTGCTAAATGATATCCTTTTATTAAATCAAGTGGACTAATCTtcctttttcggtttttttttttctttttactcacATATGGGATGTTAAGACTGGGTAAGAAGATAGGGAAGGATTGGATTGTAAAAAGGACTAAGCTTCTAAGTGTAAGCATAAAGACTAAGCTCAGCTAGATGAAATGGACGGAGGACAAATGTGGTGAAATGAAAATCAAACTTTCCTTTTGTTTTGACACATCAAAGAAATCAGAGAAACATTTTCTGAACCCCTCAGTTTCTTCCATTCCTTTGTTTTCcaatttttcctttaatttcttccATTACTTTCTCCTTATAACATCCATACATACTATTAAACTCAAAGGAGATGGAACCTGAGACCAAGTGCTTATGGAAGGAGGGAGAAAAGAACCAACCTTTCCAATATGCTCATGTAAGCATTGCTCGCACATTGTGTCATTTTCTCAAGCAATAACCTGACAGCATTGTCTCCAGCCATAGCCTTTGCCTACACAAAGCAGAAGCCATAGTGGGAAGAATTCAATGCTTAAGAAACTGGTTGATGAAATTAAAGACA includes:
- the LOC112710255 gene encoding gamma-tubulin complex component 2 isoform X2, with product MVGVEGRYILIKTVRGKTDDVTFHVDPSMDLALQELAKRIFPLCRSFLLINQFVESRSQFQNGLVNHAFSAALRALLLDYQAMVAQLEHQFRLGRLSLQGLWFYCQPMMGSMQALSIVIQKAASNNFSGSAVLNLLQSQAKAMAGDNAVRLLLEKMTQCASNAYMSILERWVYEGVIDDPYEEFFIAENKSFQKESLTQDYDAKYWGQRYSLKDGIPSFLANIAQTILTTGKYLNVMRECGHNVQVPQSENSKLMSSGSNHHYLECIKAAYNFASRELLNLIKEKYDLMGKLRSIKHYLLLDQGDFLVHFMDIARDELAKKPDEVSVEKLQSLLDLALRTTAAAADPLHEGVTCVVERSSLLKRSSTFKDLELSQRSSGDNDLEEPVSITSLETFSLSYKVQWPLSIVLSRKALTKYQLIFRFLFHCKHVERQLCGAWQVHQGVKALNTRGTALSRSSLLCRSMLKFINSLLHYLTFEVIEPNWHVMHDRLQSANSIDEVIQHHDFFLDKCLRECLLLLPELLKKVQKLESMCLQYAAATQWLISSSIVLHNPEEPTESSTKAKQRKSGQVLKTTTRSAAVTESILKFEKEFNAELQSLGSMLSSSSQAEPYLAHLAQLILGVKSEQNGF
- the LOC112710255 gene encoding gamma-tubulin complex component 2 isoform X1, which encodes MNHSSVDFEKPIGYYAASVQELIVIDDVLSAMVGVEGRYILIKTVRGKTDDVTFHVDPSMDLALQELAKRIFPLCRSFLLINQFVESRSQFQNGLVNHAFSAALRALLLDYQAMVAQLEHQFRLGRLSLQGLWFYCQPMMGSMQALSIVIQKAASNNFSGSAVLNLLQSQAKAMAGDNAVRLLLEKMTQCASNAYMSILERWVYEGVIDDPYEEFFIAENKSFQKESLTQDYDAKYWGQRYSLKDGIPSFLANIAQTILTTGKYLNVMRECGHNVQVPQSENSKLMSSGSNHHYLECIKAAYNFASRELLNLIKEKYDLMGKLRSIKHYLLLDQGDFLVHFMDIARDELAKKPDEVSVEKLQSLLDLALRTTAAAADPLHEGVTCVVERSSLLKRSSTFKDLELSQRSSGDNDLEEPVSITSLETFSLSYKVQWPLSIVLSRKALTKYQLIFRFLFHCKHVERQLCGAWQVHQGVKALNTRGTALSRSSLLCRSMLKFINSLLHYLTFEVIEPNWHVMHDRLQSANSIDEVIQHHDFFLDKCLRECLLLLPELLKKVQKLESMCLQYAAATQWLISSSIVLHNPEEPTESSTKAKQRKSGQVLKTTTRSAAVTESILKFEKEFNAELQSLGSMLSSSSQAEPYLAHLAQLILGVKSEQNGF
- the LOC112710254 gene encoding protein PEP-RELATED DEVELOPMENT ARRESTED 1, chloroplastic, with product MVVACSFITPCSLFRLYGPAASTSSHHHQQQQFLQFQLKNPKRKTQLFVSGTSSASYELGNGYPKEENNDDNGFSSEQERKALLRGGEQVISVLEEMVTLLEDMNMDEESEKVAVELAAQGVIGKRVDEMESDFMMALDYMIQLAEKDEDDKRKSLLEVIKETVLSHLTKKCPPHVQIIGLLCRTPQKESRHELLRRVAAGGGVFKGKDELKIHIPAANLNDIANQADDILETMETRPVVPDRKLLARLVLIREEARDMMGGGILDERNNRGLYTLPEPEVNFLAKLVALKPGDTVLGMIRNVMQGKDEGADNAGNDYEGNAERVSATGRKSHPVRPGMFLETVSKVLAGIYTGTESGITAQHLEWVHRKTLQVLQEIAFN